A portion of the Parasteatoda tepidariorum isolate YZ-2023 chromosome 5, CAS_Ptep_4.0, whole genome shotgun sequence genome contains these proteins:
- the LOC107456960 gene encoding suppressor of cytokine signaling 2: MLTTSLSVLDSAFSSPAASCPALEQEEVLNLFLVDLPVIESSLIGGPFVSVKDINWDLVSPKGSSSSRCKKTKQTLKSAMNHAIEPEEDLKKLINNETKLRLSGYYYGNLSWVDASHILKKTKVGTFLVRDSEHCNYLYALSVQTRRGPTSCRIEYENGCFRLDSSDDLSDKMPRFDSVTDLIDHYVHLTQNLPQKPTTKNLSPVWLDMDEENSRDVPVQIYKPLYKNVRSLQHMCRVNLVKLQKEGSLRTNVKNSACDMLPTMLKNYLKEYPYSQ, encoded by the coding sequence ATGTTGACTACTAGTCTGTCAGTTCTAGATTCCGCCTTCAGCAGTCCCGCCGCTTCTTGTCCAGCCCTAGAGCAAGAGGAAGTCCTCAACCTTTTTCTGGTAGATCTGCCGGTCATCGAGTCTTCTTTGATCGGTGGGCCTTTCGTCTCCGTCAAAGACATCAACTGGGATCTGGTCTCTCCCAAAGGCTCCTCCTCCTCTCGTTGCAAAAAGACCAAACAGACCCTCAAGTCTGCGATGAATCACGCCATCGAGCCTGAAGAAGACCTTAAGAAGCTCATCAACAACGAGACCAAACTGAGACTTAGCGGATATTACTACGGCAATCTAAGCTGGGTGGACGCTTCACATATTCTGAAAAAGACCAAAGTCGGGACGTTCCTGGTGCGCGATTCCGAACATTGCAACTATCTTTACGCCTTGTCTGTTCAGACCAGACGAGGACCAACAAGCTGTCGGATAGAATATGAAAACGGTTGCTTCAGATTGGACTCGTCCGATGATCTATCCGACAAAATGCCACGGTTTGACAGTGTCACAGACCTTATAGACCATTACGTTCATTTGACGCAGAACTTGCCACAAAAACCTACCACTAAAAACTTGTCACCAGTGTGGCTAGATATGGACGAAGAAAACAGCAGAGACGTTCCCGTACAAATATACAAGCCTTTGTACAAGAACGTGCGCAGCTTACAGCATATGTGTAGGGTCAATTTAGTGAAATTGCAAAAAGAGGGATCTCTTCggacaaatgttaaaaatagtgCATGTGATATGCTACCCACAATGTTAAAgaactatttaaaagaatatcctTACAGCCAATGA